From the genome of Leptospira andrefontaineae, one region includes:
- a CDS encoding DUF962 domain-containing protein: protein MKFAKEMAFYSAYHQEKRNVWIHVLGVPTITFTLFLVLSRLELVNVFGYTVTAATVFGIVVLAYYFTLDFIFAAATTLVFGSLMFLAQYITLSLTATTAWSIFAVAQLVGWGAQFYGHFIFEKSRPALFDNLFQAVVSAPIFVIADVFFELGYRKDVQEAVRKELAAQGKLKNFSTAH from the coding sequence ATGAAATTCGCTAAGGAAATGGCCTTCTATTCCGCGTACCACCAAGAAAAAAGAAACGTGTGGATCCACGTGTTAGGAGTTCCTACCATCACCTTCACCTTATTTTTGGTGCTTAGTAGATTAGAATTAGTTAATGTTTTCGGTTATACCGTAACTGCTGCTACCGTATTTGGGATCGTAGTACTCGCATACTACTTCACCTTGGATTTTATTTTCGCCGCTGCGACTACCTTGGTGTTTGGATCTTTGATGTTTCTTGCTCAATACATCACCCTATCACTGACTGCTACCACTGCATGGAGTATCTTTGCCGTTGCTCAGTTAGTAGGTTGGGGAGCTCAGTTTTACGGACATTTCATTTTTGAAAAGAGTCGTCCTGCATTATTCGACAACTTATTCCAAGCGGTTGTATCTGCTCCTATTTTCGTAATTGCAGATGTATTCTTTGAATTGGGATATAGAAAAGATGTGCAAGAAGCGGTTCGTAAAGAATTAGCAGCACAAGGAAAACTCAAAAACTTCAGCACTGCTCATTAA
- a CDS encoding alpha/beta fold hydrolase, whose product MDRKTFNFRGIKLSYIDAGNKSSDPILIAHANGFSAGCYSFYIKKLSETHRVLALDFCGHGQSEANMEWKDWFFFRDQVLALIETEGLKNVVGVGHSLGGASILLSSYQRPDLFRKIFAMDPVILNFAYLLLALAFDTPLAKGAIKRRREFKDLTLVKKAFRKTPTFANWSDEVFENYLNSCFKKEGDKWALCCPPELEAKIFNSVSFLSLLQYRRIKTETHITIPKKYEVCSPSAAKRIIKGNPNSSLELWDDISHFFPFERPEKNLERIIQKL is encoded by the coding sequence ATGGATAGAAAAACATTTAACTTCCGCGGGATCAAACTTTCTTATATAGATGCAGGCAACAAATCTTCGGATCCAATACTCATCGCTCATGCTAATGGATTTTCTGCAGGTTGTTATTCTTTCTATATCAAAAAACTTTCTGAGACTCATAGAGTTCTTGCCTTGGACTTTTGTGGTCACGGTCAATCGGAAGCTAATATGGAATGGAAGGATTGGTTTTTCTTTAGAGACCAAGTTTTAGCTCTGATTGAGACAGAAGGTTTGAAGAATGTTGTGGGCGTTGGACATTCATTAGGAGGAGCAAGTATCCTTCTTTCCTCTTATCAAAGACCTGATCTATTCCGGAAAATTTTTGCAATGGATCCAGTGATCTTAAATTTTGCGTATCTTCTTCTTGCATTGGCTTTTGATACTCCCTTGGCAAAAGGTGCTATTAAAAGGAGAAGGGAATTTAAGGATCTGACTCTCGTTAAAAAAGCATTCAGAAAGACTCCTACTTTTGCAAATTGGTCCGATGAAGTTTTCGAAAACTATTTGAATTCTTGTTTTAAAAAAGAAGGAGATAAATGGGCCTTATGTTGCCCTCCTGAATTAGAGGCTAAAATTTTTAACTCAGTCAGTTTCTTAAGTTTATTACAATATAGAAGGATCAAAACGGAAACTCATATTACGATCCCAAAGAAATACGAAGTATGCTCTCCTTCTGCCGCTAAAAGGATTATCAAAGGAAATCCTAACTCAAGCCTTGAGTTATGGGATGATATTTCCCATTTTTTTCCGTTTGAACGTCCTGAAAAAAACCTGGAAAGAATCATTCAAAAATTATAA
- a CDS encoding cytochrome c maturation protein CcmE, translating into MNVKFTVLASIIALSLGTIAFFSSKETSYTLLDASDLAANTTKYEADDLLRVRGFVKLGSLIREGKTAKFVLQLNEKEVPVFFTGATLLPDAFKEGARARVDGVWKNGVLVADKVEAKCASKYEAGYKEEEQ; encoded by the coding sequence ATGAACGTGAAATTTACCGTGCTTGCGAGTATCATCGCACTTTCCTTGGGAACAATTGCATTCTTCTCTTCTAAAGAAACTTCTTACACTTTATTGGATGCTTCTGATTTAGCTGCAAATACCACAAAATACGAAGCAGATGATCTATTAAGAGTTAGAGGTTTCGTAAAATTAGGTTCTCTTATCCGGGAAGGAAAAACTGCCAAGTTTGTCCTCCAACTAAACGAAAAAGAAGTTCCTGTATTTTTTACAGGAGCTACATTATTACCGGACGCATTTAAAGAAGGTGCCAGAGCAAGAGTGGACGGAGTTTGGAAAAACGGAGTCCTGGTTGCCGATAAGGTAGAAGCAAAATGTGCATCCAAATACGAAGCAGGTTATAAAGAAGAAGAACAATGA
- a CDS encoding cytochrome c-type biogenesis protein CcmH, producing MKVLTSSNVYKKILISLFGFFIWIGTANADSTFTNLTDQEQIRTFHNVTERIRCICIPSIAIKSCSFNNCTVSAKLKLFIENRIRAGESADVIVDKMIHGFGQDVVSDPIIAKFIETGNQGMAQGVIMGFGPDILAKPDSSWIDFSIAAAAAFGILLIYLYLKRRTAPKAAIATESENHSSFDKYISEIEEKQK from the coding sequence ATGAAAGTTTTGACCTCTTCTAATGTATATAAGAAAATTCTAATTTCTCTTTTTGGGTTCTTCATTTGGATCGGTACGGCAAATGCTGATTCTACATTCACAAATCTGACCGATCAGGAACAGATCCGCACATTTCATAATGTAACTGAAAGGATACGTTGTATTTGTATCCCTTCTATCGCGATCAAAAGTTGTTCTTTCAATAATTGTACTGTTTCTGCAAAACTAAAACTTTTCATAGAGAATAGGATTAGAGCCGGAGAATCTGCTGATGTGATCGTGGATAAAATGATCCACGGTTTTGGCCAAGATGTTGTCTCGGATCCTATTATTGCTAAGTTTATCGAAACTGGGAACCAAGGGATGGCACAAGGAGTCATCATGGGTTTTGGTCCGGATATTTTGGCCAAACCGGATTCTTCTTGGATCGATTTTAGTATCGCCGCGGCTGCTGCGTTCGGGATACTTCTCATCTATTTATATCTAAAAAGAAGGACTGCACCTAAAGCTGCAATCGCAACAGAATCGGAAAACCATTCCTCTTTCGATAAATACATCTCCGAAATAGAGGAGAAACAGAAATAA
- a CDS encoding zinc ribbon domain-containing protein → MDFLLIFFYIVLVAIVAAPFVYVSMFAKHIPYETDPKSSELFDRRDVLLDNLKDLKIEFDTGKLTETEFKSISSGLVKELEEQDKRISQDAVITSKAETSTKPQLGGKFCHNCGFKIEIFGAKFCPECGTKLQA, encoded by the coding sequence ATGGATTTTTTATTAATTTTCTTTTATATAGTTTTAGTCGCTATCGTTGCGGCGCCATTCGTTTACGTGAGTATGTTCGCAAAACATATCCCGTATGAAACGGATCCTAAAAGTTCCGAGTTATTTGATAGAAGGGACGTTCTTCTGGATAACCTGAAAGATCTGAAAATTGAATTCGATACTGGTAAATTGACCGAAACAGAATTCAAATCCATCTCTTCCGGCTTAGTAAAAGAATTAGAAGAGCAGGACAAAAGGATCAGCCAAGACGCTGTCATAACTTCCAAAGCGGAAACTTCCACCAAACCTCAACTCGGCGGAAAGTTCTGTCATAACTGTGGATTTAAGATAGAAATTTTCGGAGCGAAATTCTGCCCGGAATGCGGAACAAAACTCCAGGCCTGA
- a CDS encoding helix-turn-helix domain-containing protein, translating into MEESQIGTLFYFGARVFLAQKGLTTDPHSHYAVSILISLTSKFKVIEESGNVLEFQSVVLAPNTYHTLSAENSDMIVLQIDPYGIDYASVAARFGRKGISEIPFENLDPVLSRCKNLFHENINCIAAKELFEDILACVGTEKPSRVSLDPRVLSATLRMKSALPGSISVPELAKEAGFSETRFMHVFKLQMGLPVRQFQLWLRLHEAAKLLKEGGNLTEASHAAGFADQAHLSRTFKRMFGVQPSKFLGANTNVVVHFCV; encoded by the coding sequence GTGGAAGAGTCTCAAATCGGAACATTATTCTATTTCGGAGCCAGGGTATTCTTGGCCCAGAAAGGACTGACCACAGATCCGCACTCTCACTATGCAGTTTCCATCTTAATCTCTTTGACTTCTAAGTTCAAAGTGATCGAAGAATCCGGTAACGTGCTGGAGTTCCAATCTGTGGTCTTAGCCCCGAACACTTACCACACTCTTTCTGCAGAAAATTCGGACATGATCGTTTTACAGATCGATCCTTATGGCATTGATTATGCTTCCGTTGCTGCCCGGTTCGGAAGAAAAGGAATCTCAGAGATCCCTTTCGAAAATTTAGACCCGGTCCTTTCCAGATGTAAAAATCTATTTCACGAAAATATAAATTGCATAGCCGCCAAAGAATTATTCGAAGATATTCTTGCATGCGTAGGAACTGAAAAACCATCCAGGGTTTCTTTAGATCCTAGAGTTTTATCTGCGACTCTCAGAATGAAATCCGCTCTCCCAGGTTCTATCTCCGTTCCAGAACTGGCAAAAGAAGCTGGGTTTTCAGAAACAAGGTTCATGCATGTTTTCAAATTGCAGATGGGCCTGCCTGTCAGACAATTTCAACTTTGGTTAAGACTTCATGAAGCCGCAAAACTTTTGAAAGAAGGCGGAAATCTTACGGAAGCTTCTCATGCCGCAGGTTTCGCTGACCAAGCACACCTAAGTAGGACATTTAAAAGAATGTTCGGTGTGCAACCTTCTAAGTTTTTAGGAGCAAATACGAACGTCGTTGTCCATTTTTGCGTTTAA
- a CDS encoding tautomerase family protein, with the protein MPYINLKVAGPLTKEQKQQISKEFSETLAKVANRPPESTYIVIDEVSRENWAVGGKLLE; encoded by the coding sequence ATGCCTTACATCAATTTAAAAGTAGCCGGACCACTTACAAAAGAGCAAAAACAGCAGATATCTAAAGAATTCTCCGAAACTCTTGCAAAAGTTGCTAATAGGCCTCCAGAATCCACCTATATCGTGATCGACGAAGTTTCCAGAGAGAATTGGGCAGTAGGCGGAAAACTCCTAGAGTAA
- a CDS encoding heme lyase CcmF/NrfE family subunit, with product MNDLGAVCLISSFSILLFSIIQTSYGIFKNDSRALELGRYTLMANFAVVLLAFIVLVVQLMRTDLSNYYVAMHSSEHLPLFYKMTSVWSGSSGSLLFWNLLLSGFTFVVLWQTKDLLNERIPVMHLSLAVITCFFSFLAIFFPDAQPFREFQPAAVAGRGLNPLLQHWAMIIHPPILYIGYVSFAIPFAIASSALITGQLSENWFRFVRRWSIFSWFFLGTGILLGSKWAYEELGWGGYWAWDPVENASLMPWLLSTAFLHSMIIQERRGMLKFWNMLLIILAFHFCLLGTWITRSGVLEGPHSFSKSSIGTPFIVFIGVSFLFYLGILIYRKDKLKPERNLEAITSKEGSFLLNNFLLVIATLSILLGVFSPLLSGVEYKAPWFNSWGVPAGILLILLMGAAPLLAWRKGADQIFFTTLLKPLIAGFIGAGIYILYYRSNFSISDYSLGDVVGEVYSVLTVGLGIFTIAGIAQEYHNGIQARRSAIHGENYFQAGFRMLLKNKRRYGGYLVHLSMVILFIGLAGNAFKQNTSVKFFYFLRFSPTNELIYTSDDTAILGDYTIGATTLKIKPIVNGDAEAGVNHRNVIVSHEATFEVKKQLKSFDTMVTERRYYPQISHLSGDFETHIPTSEPSISSTPKEDLYIQLGAIEHADLSDENPDLPGMFLDFFFTRDPAIKAAKYLKFPNQIVANLEVWVNPMVKFIWAGSLMFFLSGLLILLPIGEDKK from the coding sequence ATGAATGATTTAGGCGCAGTTTGTCTCATCTCCTCCTTCTCCATCCTATTATTTTCCATTATCCAAACAAGTTACGGAATTTTTAAAAACGATTCGAGAGCTTTAGAATTAGGCCGTTACACATTGATGGCCAATTTTGCGGTCGTCCTTCTGGCATTCATTGTGTTGGTTGTCCAACTCATGAGAACGGATCTATCCAACTATTATGTTGCGATGCATTCCAGTGAACATCTTCCTTTATTCTATAAGATGACTTCTGTTTGGTCGGGGTCTTCCGGTTCACTTCTGTTCTGGAATTTGCTGCTATCCGGATTCACATTCGTTGTTCTTTGGCAAACAAAAGATCTGCTAAACGAAAGAATTCCAGTAATGCATCTTTCCTTGGCGGTGATCACCTGTTTCTTCTCCTTTTTGGCAATCTTCTTTCCTGACGCACAACCATTCCGTGAATTCCAACCTGCCGCAGTCGCCGGTAGAGGATTAAATCCGCTCTTACAACACTGGGCGATGATCATTCATCCACCGATCTTATATATAGGTTATGTGAGTTTCGCGATCCCATTCGCGATCGCTTCTTCGGCTTTGATCACTGGCCAATTATCAGAGAACTGGTTTAGATTCGTAAGAAGATGGAGCATCTTCTCTTGGTTCTTCTTAGGAACCGGAATACTCTTAGGTTCCAAATGGGCTTACGAAGAATTGGGATGGGGCGGTTATTGGGCTTGGGATCCGGTAGAAAACGCAAGTTTGATGCCTTGGCTTTTATCCACAGCATTCTTACATTCAATGATCATCCAAGAAAGAAGAGGAATGTTAAAGTTTTGGAATATGCTTCTGATCATCTTAGCATTCCATTTCTGTTTACTCGGGACCTGGATCACTCGAAGCGGAGTTTTAGAAGGACCACACTCTTTTTCTAAATCCAGCATCGGAACCCCATTTATAGTTTTTATCGGTGTAAGCTTCCTATTTTATCTTGGGATCTTAATATACAGAAAAGATAAACTTAAACCGGAGAGAAACTTAGAAGCAATCACTTCCAAAGAAGGAAGTTTCTTGTTAAACAATTTCCTTTTGGTGATAGCAACACTTTCTATCTTATTAGGAGTATTTTCTCCTTTATTATCCGGTGTAGAATATAAGGCTCCTTGGTTCAATTCCTGGGGAGTTCCTGCAGGAATCCTACTCATTCTACTCATGGGCGCCGCTCCATTACTCGCATGGAGAAAAGGTGCGGACCAAATCTTTTTTACTACATTATTAAAACCTCTGATCGCTGGATTTATTGGAGCTGGGATCTATATCCTATATTACAGAAGTAATTTCTCCATTAGTGATTATAGTTTAGGCGATGTAGTGGGAGAAGTTTATAGCGTCCTAACAGTAGGGCTCGGGATCTTCACAATAGCCGGGATCGCACAAGAATATCATAATGGGATCCAAGCGAGAAGGTCCGCTATCCATGGAGAGAATTATTTCCAAGCCGGATTCAGAATGCTTCTGAAAAATAAAAGAAGATACGGCGGATACTTAGTCCACCTTTCTATGGTAATATTATTTATCGGTCTTGCCGGAAATGCATTCAAACAAAACACTTCCGTTAAGTTTTTCTATTTCTTGAGATTTTCGCCTACGAACGAGCTTATTTATACAAGCGATGATACTGCGATTTTAGGAGATTATACGATAGGTGCGACCACTCTTAAGATCAAACCGATTGTAAACGGAGACGCAGAAGCAGGAGTCAATCATAGAAACGTAATCGTTTCTCACGAGGCAACATTCGAAGTCAAAAAACAACTGAAAAGTTTTGATACGATGGTGACCGAAAGAAGATATTATCCGCAAATCTCACATTTGAGCGGCGACTTCGAGACTCATATCCCTACTAGTGAGCCTTCTATCTCCTCTACCCCAAAAGAAGATCTTTATATTCAGTTAGGAGCAATAGAACACGCAGATCTTTCGGATGAAAATCCGGATCTCCCTGGGATGTTTTTAGACTTCTTCTTCACAAGGGATCCGGCAATCAAGGCGGCGAAATATCTGAAATTCCCGAACCAGATCGTAGCGAATTTAGAAGTCTGGGTCAACCCAATGGTGAAATTCATATGGGCAGGATCTTTGATGTTCTTCTTATCCGGACTATTGATCCTATTACCTATAGGAGAAGATAAAAAATGA
- a CDS encoding YdcF family protein — protein sequence MDTIFFAASKLAGAFLFPLPASLLLLVFFAFRLPKFKYKVWVLVPTLIIWVASTDSFSQWLVRGLEEKHPPVRLETLENSDAILVLGGAVDNLALYEQQVQLTSAAERMTDAVSLFQKRKAPRIVFTGGSGNLFFQTKKESDFALQFFQTLGVPTKAVFLENESRNTKENAEKTAELFRKNKWKSAILITSAFHMERSLLVFANTGIKIHPWPTDYRSRVKILTIDDFIPSSQSLENTSIAWKERIGLFVYGFRESISTFLPLRIRYPWSKDWN from the coding sequence ATGGATACGATCTTTTTTGCGGCCTCTAAACTCGCGGGGGCCTTCTTATTTCCTTTACCGGCCTCCCTACTCCTGTTGGTATTTTTTGCCTTCAGGCTTCCTAAATTCAAATATAAGGTTTGGGTTTTAGTTCCAACACTCATTATCTGGGTAGCTTCTACAGATAGTTTTTCGCAATGGCTGGTCAGAGGTTTAGAAGAAAAACATCCGCCAGTTCGTTTGGAAACTTTGGAAAACTCAGATGCAATTTTAGTTTTAGGCGGGGCCGTAGACAACCTTGCCTTGTACGAACAACAGGTTCAGTTAACTTCTGCCGCAGAACGAATGACTGACGCAGTGTCATTATTCCAAAAAAGAAAAGCGCCTCGGATCGTTTTTACTGGAGGTTCGGGGAATTTATTCTTCCAAACTAAAAAAGAATCGGACTTTGCTCTCCAATTTTTTCAAACTTTAGGAGTTCCTACAAAGGCCGTTTTTCTGGAGAATGAAAGCAGGAACACTAAGGAGAATGCGGAAAAAACAGCGGAACTTTTCCGTAAAAATAAATGGAAGTCTGCGATCCTCATCACTTCTGCATTTCATATGGAAAGATCCTTGTTGGTATTTGCAAACACTGGGATCAAGATCCATCCTTGGCCGACGGACTATAGATCCAGAGTCAAAATTCTTACAATAGACGATTTTATACCTTCTTCCCAAAGCCTAGAGAATACAAGTATCGCCTGGAAGGAGAGAATAGGCCTATTCGTTTACGGGTTTAGAGAGAGTATTTCCACTTTTCTTCCCCTCCGTATCCGATATCCTTGGTCTAAGGACTGGAATTAA
- the hisE gene encoding phosphoribosyl-ATP diphosphatase, with product MDFLLQLEQILKKRKEELPEKSYTADLFRGGVDRILKKVGEEAGEVIIAAKNADKKELTHESADLLFHLQVLLVERGLSLSDIVEELKKRHS from the coding sequence ATGGACTTCCTGCTTCAGTTAGAGCAAATCCTTAAAAAAAGAAAAGAAGAACTTCCCGAAAAATCCTACACTGCGGACCTCTTCCGAGGCGGCGTGGATCGTATCCTTAAGAAAGTAGGGGAAGAAGCTGGAGAAGTAATTATCGCAGCAAAAAACGCGGACAAAAAAGAACTCACTCACGAATCCGCGGACTTACTCTTTCATTTACAGGTTCTTCTTGTGGAAAGAGGGCTTTCTCTTTCCGACATAGTCGAAGAACTTAAAAAAAGACACTCTTAA